From the genome of Prunus persica cultivar Lovell chromosome G8, Prunus_persica_NCBIv2, whole genome shotgun sequence:
aaaataaaagggGTAGGGCAGTCACTATTCACCTAAATAATGTCTGCCCTTCCTTGCCCTTATTCTTTATCATGGCATCATGGGTCAAAGTGCTCTTAAGCTTATTAAAAATACCCATGTGGGTTGGGCCTCTGTCGGGTCCTCGACCCTATTAGGGAGATTTCGAGGAAAAACTTGGGGCTGATACAAGGAtccccaaattataaaattttttggtcaaaacgAGATGCAGATAATATTGTTATCTACATCCTTGAACCTGGCCCGATAAGGGCTATATTTACTTTTAAGTAATGTatgtatatctatatatataaagcaaaaggcagagaatggtgaaacattcaaaataccagaaaatgcccttggttaatgcaaacattaagaattaaaattattaattaaatgaggataatatggtaaattcacaatttttcatattaaaaaaattaaaattaaaagaaaattcagataatggatcctatttttatggaacacaactatccattatcttttttaattctaaaataaatttaaatttttttaaaaaaaaacctctcacaGGCgtagaagcgcgtgcagagaggctagtataatATAACAATGTATGGTTATAATATGATataatcaataaatatataatttaatatttatatagtttTGTACATTGAATTGAGATGATTATGAGTAGTTGTGTTGAATTTAATAGGTTAATTAAATGTGATTGATGGTTTAAGGTGAAATTAGTGTTATAATGTaggatagatataaatacttttttaaaaacttggGATTCGCTGGTTTGGGAGAAACCTCCCTCTCTCAACGGAGACGGGGACTGGGATTCCTAGAAAATCCTTATCGGAAATAGGGGCAAGAATGAGGAGTGGGACGGAGATGGTATTGCCATACCCGGCCTCAAACTAGTCGACTGGCATCCCTAAGAGGGATTGAGGAAGGGGAAAAACAAATGAGAAAGGGAGTCTGATGAAAGAAATGACAATACAAATGACAGTCTAGATgataggagagagagagagagagagagagagagagagagagagagagagagagagtttttatttatattttatataattgatagtctaaattactctaaattactttaatataCGAGAAGAAGGGATCGAACTTATGTACAATGGAACATGCACACCATCTTAACTAACTAGTTTAACTCACATTTGCGAGCCTTGCTATAATTTTAAGGATTTTAAGGACACTCTAACGCTGACGTGGCGTATTGAAAGATGATGGATTATTTGGGCGGTTAAGATTTTTATGAAATGCAGACTTTGTTAATGCACAGAATGTCTGACCCAGTGAGGAGGAGTGAGGTATGTTGGTTGCGCAATCAACGAATATACACGACGAGGTTGATCCACACGTGGTCCAGCACTCACTACGTGTCCTGGCTCTGCCTTGTCCACGTGTCACTTCCTTTGGCTCCGTCATTTTGCCAACTTTCTCTGCTTCTCCAAACAGAAACACAGGACACAGAGAGAGCTCTAgctttcctcttccttttgtgaatgaatattttcatttttgcagAGCTTTCCCAGGTTTTGATGAGGAAGAGCTTCTTGTTTAGTTACAGCGAAGGCGCAGATGATTGGTGGAATGAGATTGGTGGATCAAAACAATGGCAAAGTGGCCCAACGTACTATATCCTGTCTGCCTCTTATGCCTTGGTCTCTCTTGTTGCTCTGGTAGTACCctacaatattttattccCCATTTCTCATTTCTGTTaagttttttcagtttttttaggTAGACCCATTTTCTAtctatcattaaaaaaaagcatcttcagtgagttttttttgttgggtttgcttGTTTTAATCTCAgttatttttatgagaaaattatatataatctaGGTttggagaagatgaagatgatgaggcTTGTTTGCTATATATTTTCAGGTACAACTTGTGCGCATTCAATTAAGAGTGCCAGAATATGGGTGGACAATACAAAAGGTTTTCCATTTGATGAACTTTCTAGTGAATGGATGTAAGGGTTGTGTTGCATTTTTTCATACTCTTGCACTCTGTCTGCACCCATTTCTTATTGTATAAGCTTTTAATTAaagccaaaaataataatttttgtgtgtgtgtgtgtgtgtgcagtGAGGGCTGTCCTATTTGGTCTCTACAAGAGTGTTCTTCTTATTAAGCCTAAGGTATGTGTAATTTCCAGCCTCCTGAATTATGCTGTCCTATTCTGGGATTTCATATGTAGTGGTTTTGGCAAAACAGTGTTTTATGGATTAAGTAATAAGTTTTGTGTATTGGGTTTGCTTGCCAAGGGCTGTATACAAATTATATAATGATGCAAGAATGCCATGCCATTGCAGGATAAGAACATTGATTCTTGCAAATAACATTTTCTGATATGGCTCATAGGATAAGAACAGGATAAGAACAGTGTCACTTTTTAGTCGGAATAGAAATATAGAAGAATCATAGGAGTAGTGTTAGAATGATatataaaacttaaaagaaaatcCCAAGTATTATTAGGTAGTCTAAGGATGTGTATTGTGTCTCTCTGGAAGACTTAATGAGATAATAGCTTGTTCCATGCGTAACAAAATACAACGATTTGGAAATTCTCTGTCCTGTATTTTGAAGTGCAATGTAAAAGTGGAAATATGTTTCTGTCTCTCCTGAACTTTGAAAGTAGACTTGCAGCTTGCAGAGTTCGAGTTATTGTAACTTTTGAAATCAATTTGCTTCAGTGCTTTGTGTTATCTGATTAtagaatattttttaattgtgcTGCCTAAATGTATTGCAGGCTCTTGAAATGCTGCTTATGGATCTTCCgggtcttttatttttttccacatatacATTACTTGTCTTATTTTGGGCTGAGATCTATCACCAGGTATacctacttttctttttctttttttctgaatCTCATATGACTAATGAGTAGTTGCGTGCTTTAATTCATATCGTCTGATTattttaatgtatttttaGGCAAGAAGCCTTCCGACCGATAAACTTAGGCCtgcttattatattataaatggATTTATATACTTCACACAGGTAAGGAAAAATGACTTATAGAGCATGATTAGGCACTTACAGctgaatttcattttgatacTACACTTGGGGTATCACTGTTGCCTGGTCATTGTGTTATGATGATAGGTGTGCATCTGGATTTTCATAAGAGTAAGCCGAAGTCCTGTTGCCGTAGAAGCTGCTAGAATCTTCTTTTCAGGTCAAAAGGCAATACTATACTAATATCTTGCTCACTTTTgcatttcttttctctaattttaagtttttgtcAACATTTGTGCAGTTGGAATAAGTAGTTCATAAACATTGTTAGAAAAACTACTATGTAGATGGAAAAGCTAAACTTGACATTTATTATCAACATTTGTTTGTAGTTATTTCATTCGGTACTGCTCTGGGATTCTTGATATATGGTGGAAGGTAAGGATTTATGGTTCACCTACAGAAAGTGCCcgaattttttcttcatgaaacaagtgtttatttttgtgttgtttATGACTTTAGGTTGTTTATCATGCTGAGGCACTTCCCCATTGAGTCAAGAGGCCGTCAAAAAAAGCTGGAGGAGGTTTGTGCTTATGTTTGAGTTACATTATGGCCTGAAACCGATGGAAGATATTAGATATTATTATAGGCATAAACGGTGTGATGAATTTTCTTACTTTATTTGATCAAGCAATGAAAAGAAACATGATCTAATGTGTTTATGCACCTTTCTCGGTAGGGTTACATGATCTGCTCCAGGATCATAACCATGACAATTGTAATCCACAGTACGATTCTGAAAGTAAAGAACTAGTGCAATTTATGTAGAAAATCACAGTGCCCGACTTATTTTACATGGCAGGTTGGATGGGTCACAGGCATTTGCTGCACTTGTTTCTTGATAAGATGCTTGATGGTGAGTTCCTTTCAATTGTGAAGCACTTGCACGTATAACCAAAAAAGTTATTGATTTTTGAAGACATATTTCTTGAGTTGTATTGCAGCTCGCAGTTTCTGCATTCGACAAAGATGCAGATGTCGATGTCGTGAATCATCCTATCCTAAACCTTATTTATTACATGGCAAGTTTTGAATCCTTAACTTCCATATTTTATATCTTGCTGCTCTGCCAGTAGAGTTCCATGTACCCTATTTTGTCTAGCTACTGCAGTCCCCTCCCTCACTGGGATGGGCCAATGCATGTTACCTAGATCAGTCAGTCTCACGGTTTGGCAGAACTTTCCAGGAGAATATCTCCGAGTGAAAGAGGACTTCATGCAAAATAGATGGACTAATTATGTCTTTGACTGCGTAGTATAGAACTACTCTTTTCTATGTTGTAaacttttttcatttattttggcACAGTTAGCGGAGATTGTTCCATCTGCTTTGGTGCTTTTCATCCTGCGAAAGGTGCCGCCTAGGCGTGTTTCTGATCAGTACCAACCCATAAAATGAAAGCTCTATTCATCTTTTGAGCCTATGTTGAAACCGAATTGTTAGATGATTCTGTGGTTTGCTTGAGTTGGATTTCATGTATATTCTTTACTTGGTATttcttttgtatatttttcttttaacaatGGGGACAGTGACTATGGACGCTTTCTAGAATaacatttcaaaattattgAACACACACTGCTTCATTTCTTCATTGCAGCTTTTTTACTagtttcaaaattaaattctatttacaATGTTTTTCTATTATTAGTTCATGACGAGTAAATTtgagcaaaacagaaaaattgaCATTAATGCTTTACAAGAAAtgaacaggaaaaaaaaaaaaaggcatacCCTAGATGTAGAGTCTCGGGATGCAGGACTTTGTGAGAATAGTAAGGGGTTTGTAGTTTAAGTAGTTAAAAGCAATTATTCCTGCATGTGAGATTCTATATTCgactttcctcttctctaatATCGCTAACTGCACACTTGGTTAAACACTATTAGTATGatgtttgtttgtgcaaataatgtcacgggagaatattcgtccaagattccttcgtcttctccgtctatctttctccctgcaaaacagatcggagtaaaagaccacacccggggggtgttggccaaaggccctccgatgcctaagttaggtagggtaattcaaggaaaactgggtggccggagccgtgtgtggtggccggagccttgtgtaagagagagaaagagaggaggtggctagggtttttgagaaataatttctGCAGAGCTTTAGTAAGAATTTAGGCGTACCTCAACCAttgtgtgtggctatgcttttatagtagtctcggaggctagggtttcagaggaataattccataaattgaagggaattattcctcccctttttggaattgatttgattaattagggatttgattaattatggtaaatcaaatccctaattgtggtaggtatcaaatcaaatcctgatTCAATTAGGCAATTCCTCATTTATTTGGGGATCGtggtaattaaccaaatcaattctcaacctaattgggtaattcccaattaaattgagtaactcccaattaggttgattaattcccaattgggtcaaataatccccaaatggtaggaattatttgacctagggtttgatttaattaggttcccacaatGTTCCATATCAGAAAATAATTCAAGTCATTTTATATGATTTCACAATTTAAATGCGACtcacttttcttgttttcatgaTTATTTACTAAAACTTAAATTCCTCCAAGTCtcgctttttgtttttttttaataaagcgCAGAAATACTTGGTGGTTCCATCTAACAATAAGATtgaactttaaaaataaaaaaaattatatataaaatataaaaaacttcATATATTATGAGCAAAATAACGAGATATTGGAGGAGACTATTAGGAGTAGGCGGGAGAAAAGTAAGAGACAGATTTGAGAGAATGAATTTGAATATCAAGAGTAAATGCAGGAACGTCGTATTTTAAAGACTTAATTCAGGAATCTATCTTTGAATTAGTCTAAATTAGGGTGGTTCGATGTACGCAAACCGAAAATCACAAGTGAGTGGATTTTAAGGCCTTCGATGTATGCAAACCTCAACTAGGGTGCTGTTGTATAGTAGTCAATTAGTCTAAATTTGTACACCCTACAGCATTACACGTATTtggaaaaattcaagaaaatttaaaattaattaattttaggttgctggaaattaaaatttcaaaaccttTTATGTGAATTAATAACCAAAACACACAAGATTTGTCCGCCATTTGGGTAAAGCTCTGAGGTTCAGCTAGATTTACTCCCTAGTTCGAGTCCCAAAAGTTGCAACACCTAGTGGCCAATAACAAGCTCAGTTTCGCGAGTGAAGATTAGTCGAGGTGCGCGCAATTTGGCCCGGACACCTCATAAtacttacccaaaaaaaacacacacacacacacaagaaTCATGAGTTTATTCACAAATAATTAAACTCGGATGCGTTAACTAACAACTTGACTGGTAAGGCAGTCCACATCAATTTCTAACTTGCATCCAGTTCGTGGACCATTCAGCACTAGGATTCTGTAAGTTAGAGTCATATGCTCTTAAGCACTTCCAAATCTTTTACTTCGACAATACTTTACAGATTTTGAAATAAACTGGAGCAAAGCTCGAGGTACAAGTAAATTAGTAGTTACAACGTTTTTCACAGTATACAACAACAATCAAAATATTCCACTTCCTAAATAAATTCAACCACAATAAAAACTGTGTAACCTGGAGTAAATTTCGATTGTCCTAACTATGCTTCTGCAGAACTGGGTATCTCATAGATGACTTTCTACATCAATTGGATCAGACATATACACAGACAAGCTACAACCTTCAAATCCCTGTTAAGGATGCCAgacatatataatttacagACAGGGCAACTCAGAGCAGGCTCAATCAAATGCTATAGACATGAAAGTGTCGTCATCCAACAATTTGTCAATATCAATCAGATCATCACCACCTTCGACCTTTAGTTCTGATCCATCCATAGCCATATCACTTACCTGCCAGCAGATCATGACATGCAAAACATGTTACCAAAGTAAGTGGCAATTGCAGGCAATGGTTATCGATATTTAGTACTAACAGTTCCATTAGTTGTCCAATAGTAACTGACACACTGGGTGAGGACGGACTTACATTTTCTATACTAAGATTCACAGAAAGGGCAAGGTAGAAAAGTGAAGATCTTCAATCTTGTTTAAGTTCCAGAAATTTTCATGTGCCCTTTGTTAACCTTGGAACATAATGCATAccgaaaatgaaaaaattcaattgattTGCAGCTGAGGACAGTGTTCCAAGGCTTATAATTAATATGGAAAACAAGACCATACTTGGGCCTTTTTAGATATCTGAGCTAAAATTCTCAAAAATCGTATAATGAAGTCCTTGAGGAGACACTGGTCAGCAACAGATCACGATATTTGAGATTTCATGGTTTTCACACATAGGAATTTCGGAAACTTGAAATAAAACTGAACTTTTAGAATAGGAGTCCCTCAAAAAAGCTTTGAAAAAAAGATGATCTCAATAATTACGGCATTCATATGCAAGATCCTGGTGTCTGTTTGGTTAcacttcttttcatttttggtttcTGTTTCAAATTAAAGATAGAGAAGGGAATGAGAGGAAAGTGAGAAGAATGATGAAAAATGTGAGGGAGGCAGCAGAAAGTATATATAGAATGATCCATAAAGAGAAACTAAAAGTTTaaccaaatttaaaaaaatttaactttcAGCTTTCGTTTTATGtattctctctcatttccccaaaatctttttaaccaagaaaataagacaaaaagaaaatgttatcAAGCAGGCCTgaataatcaaataaaaatgcaatcaatatcaacaTAGAATCAGAAGTCAGTATTAGTAAATTATATCAAAGGgctaaaaaaactaaaagaagaTGTACTTAACGAAAATGCGACATTTCTGTTTTTACAAACAGTAACTAAGATAATTAGACTATAAAGGTGAGATGTATCAATACCTTGGTTTCGCGGAACCCTTCCACAACATTTAGCAGTCTACGATATTGAGCTCGTCCCTCGGGATATTGAACCATAGACTTTACCCTAGTAAGCGCTTTTTGTAACCTTTCCTCAGTTTGTTTCCTTCCTTTCTTAAGAAAATCATAATCGTCGTCTTTTGGGGGCACACTTTGCGGGTTCGGAGCCTTGGCAACTGCATCCGGTCGGAATCCTCGCAAACCAGTCCCCTTACGTCTCCAACGCAATATAACTTTCTCCAGAATTCCAACTGACCAGGTGATTGCTTTATATTGTTTCCTTACTTGGTGTCCCCGTACATGAGCCTTTACcaaatggaaatggaaaattaGCATTCAAGGCTGTACAAATCTTTCAGAGAAGCAATACCCAGAAAATTAATACAGTTTTGGAAAGTGGGTATCtaaaaaatatcttattgaattcaaaatataatatttattaaagcAAAGATTGAGATGGCCAGAACAATCAAATCCTCAACTCTAAAACATGATTCCAAGATTCTCAGAAGTCACCAAGTCAACAACTCTTCACTATTTGTCTGATTTAACTGGCAAAAGAACTAACGACCAGAAGTAGaatttttatatacaaaaCAAGCTTAAAATACTTCCACTGGGAACTTTATTTATATGAAACATTTGTTACCCAAAATCAGAGGCACTGGTAAAAGCTATCAATGATAAGACTGTTTTCTTTTAACTcaatcaacaaacaaaaagttgCAACAAACCTGGATTTTAACAATTCTTTGACGAATTATCAGgaactcttttctcttcttccaacCACGAAACTTCTTCTGTATCTGAATTGCAGCAGTATGCCCATTGGCTTGTCCCACCTTGTGTGATTTGGAAGCTATGAGTGAAATCGCTCGCTCATCCGGCATTCCGAACTCATCAGTATCATACTCAGTTAACTGTCTCCTATCAAATGACTGCATCCTGAACATTTGATGTATGCGATCAGCAGCTTGTGTAGCATTAGTTACAGCAGTAAGTGAATCCTTCAGTGAAAGCGCATCTGGCATATCACTGTAGCTCCCAGGTGTGGCTATTCGTTCTGAAAAAGTTTTAACTGCTCTTATTCCAGATATTTCTGCAGCACCACCTTCCTTTGCATCATTCATTGTAAGGGAGTCAAGGTAACTGGTCAGCGAAGACTCTGCGAGGAAGCCTGAGATTCCTTTGTGCCTGTTAACAGAAGCCAGGTCTGCTGGTGCTCTACCCAAAGGAAATTCTGGAGACGGATCGGTCAGCGCTCCAGGAGCTGCACCAAGAGAGATAAGGATTGCAACCGTCTGCTCTCTGAATTTGGTATAGGTTCAAggtaggaaaacaaaaacacagaaCAGCAAAATATGAGCAGGTGTTGGAATAGGATGCAGATTAAGAGCACTAGATACTAATTCAAAAACAACACAAGCCCAAGTGAGCAATTCATTCCCTCAGTATGCTTTTGAGCTACCCTATTGTAATTTGCAAACAATTTATCAGGAAGGAAATATAAATGAAGTTTTACTTGAAGCTAAAAAAGTGCaggttaaaagaaaaattaggtccttagtgagagagagagcgaggaGGACTACTCAATGTTATACAAAACAAGTCATTGTTAAATGGCTTCCCTCAGCTCTTATAATTCAGATGAGATAGGGCTTTACAAAACTTGTGGTAACAAAGTTTGATGCTTAAATGGGCCACAaaatagattttattttaagccATGTCCCTAAGCTACTCTATATATGCAACAAAGTTAGAGAATATTCAAGAGctagattaaaataaaataaaaaaggtagGTCCTGATGTCCTTGCCTGCCATAGAATGCAGCCCAATGAAGGGCAGTCCATCCATTAACGTCGCGAAAATTGATACTAACTCCTGCAGTTACAATGGGTTTTATGGCCCAATCATATCCAAGAGCAGCTGCTAAATGTATCACGCCTTGGCCCTCACTATCTAATACACTAGGTCCTTTACCATCTTCTAGTGCTTTATGAAGGAGCCACGTGTACAACTTCTCTTTCATCAGCTTTATGAGATGTTCCATCCCTTCATGTTGGGGCAAATCATTCACTGCTGTTGGCTCTACCAGGGGTAAGtattcctcttcctccttcaGTGAAATGATTTTACTAATTAAGTTTTGTTTCTCCTTAACACCCTCAACTAGTTGACCTGAAGGGCTGACAGATCTCAGAGACAGTAACCTCTCAAGACGCAAGTGAAGATGGATTTCATTTGTAGTGCCATTGCAGATATTTGTGATATCTAAATCTTTAGTGGAGCCCACTTGATAATCAAACTCCCTTACTTCACTACAAGCTAACCTGTTGGAACAGGTTACATAGAAAGGGACTTGCCCAGCACTGTGAGGtggagcaaaacaaaaaagaactcCATTGGCTAAAACCTGTGCTGGAACCTCCACTTCCCCAAACATACAAGACCAATTATACTTTATTACCTGTTTTTGACTTACCAAGAATGTCCCAATAACCAGAACCTGTTTCACAATTAGCAAAATGagataacaaaaaagaaatcgagcacatatacatataaaatggCAACCATCAGATCTGCAACAGAATAGACATGCCAACAAATTTGGTAACCTTTTACCAAAGCATGgagataatataatatttcatagtcaaatagaaaataacaGAAAGCACATTTTTTAAAGTTGGAAGACAGATACCAAAGAACAAACATAATAACCAACCAATTTAAGCAGACAGGGGAGaagtaaaaccaaaatatGTCAAAAACTCTCAAGTAATCAAAATGATAAAATGACAGAAATTGAGTGGAAGATGATAGTATCACAAGATGTTCAAAAGCTGAGTACCACATACAAAAGAGTAGCTAATAGTTACAGagttgttcagagaaatcatgcTTATGAAACAACAGCATCTTATATAATACATTTTCAGCAACGAAATTATTTTGGCACAAAAAGGATTTCTACAATAAATTTAGTAAGCATCTGACTAGATAATATTTACGTTGCCGAAAATCTCTCTTGTAAAATATGCCATAATTCAGTACCTCAATTTCAGAGTCAGTGTACGCCCATTTTGGTGAAAAATCAACTATACTGAAAAGCTGGTCCTGGGAGATAGAAGGGCTCAATGAGGAATCATCAGCTACATTTCCACATTCATCTGTGCTCCACGAAATACCAGATGAGGATTGCATCTGCAAATCATCAACCTCTCCGAGTTCCTTAGAAACCCACCTAGAGAAGCTGTCAACTTTCTTCAAACCCTCTTCTTGATCTAATAATTGCTGTCTCAAAGTGAAAGCATAGTTGATATTCCCATCTTTAGGAATGTCAGGCTCGGAACTTGATATGATTAAGCATTGAGATTCTGCATTTGTAAGCTGCGCTTGAAAGTTGTTCTGCACAAGCTGGTCATTTCGCTGATTGGGATGAGTAGTGACAAGCTCAGGAGCATTTCTCAGATTCACATCAACAGTGCCTTGCTCAAATAACCTGGTATCAAGATTACTTGGCAGTTGCAAATTCATTGACTGGTCAAGGGACCATTTGGGCAACTGCAATGCATTTTCTTCCAAAGGAATCTGGATAAACAATCTAATACTTAGAACATCAACATAATTCTTAATTTGAAGAAActatattattaatataagATGCAAACATTAAcacgaagaagaaaaaaacatgtaaCCAATATATGTAGCATACCAGAGAATCCATGGATGAAATCATCCAAACggaaaaatgaaatcaaaacAGTGAGGTAGAGTTGGTTACCAACTGAGATGTTCCTTATTAATACACCAGGGTTTTTACTGTATACTTATAGTTTGGATTTCATAAAATTCAATACCTCAGCTGTTTTGGAtgtctatatataaaaatttagtGTGACACTAAGAGAACAGCACCCTACATGCACATAAAGTGAAAAATCCTCAAGTATCTGCAGTTCAATatgacataaaaaaaaaaaagcaggaCTAAAGCGCATGGAAGAAGTAATAGCACTGAATCTCAGAAATGATCTATAACAATAAGCCTAAATGATAAACAGCTAAGGAACATGCCAACAGTAGATAAAGAACCATAGAAGCTAGTAAATAC
Proteins encoded in this window:
- the LOC18767084 gene encoding tobamovirus multiplication protein 1 isoform X1, whose product is MNIFIFAELSQVLMRKSFLFSYSEGADDWWNEIGGSKQWQSGPTYYILSASYALVSLVALVQLVRIQLRVPEYGWTIQKVFHLMNFLVNGLRAVLFGLYKSVLLIKPKALEMLLMDLPGLLFFSTYTLLVLFWAEIYHQARSLPTDKLRPAYYIINGFIYFTQVCIWIFIRVSRSPVAVEAARIFFSVISFGTALGFLIYGGRLFIMLRHFPIESRGRQKKLEEVGWVTGICCTCFLIRCLMLAVSAFDKDADVDVVNHPILNLIYYMLAEIVPSALVLFILRKVPPRRVSDQYQPIK
- the LOC18767084 gene encoding tobamovirus multiplication protein 1 isoform X2, whose translation is MAKWPNVLYPVCLLCLGLSCCSGTTCAHSIKSARIWVDNTKVRAVLFGLYKSVLLIKPKALEMLLMDLPGLLFFSTYTLLVLFWAEIYHQARSLPTDKLRPAYYIINGFIYFTQVCIWIFIRVSRSPVAVEAARIFFSVISFGTALGFLIYGGRLFIMLRHFPIESRGRQKKLEEVGWVTGICCTCFLIRCLMLAVSAFDKDADVDVVNHPILNLIYYMLAEIVPSALVLFILRKVPPRRVSDQYQPIK
- the LOC18767629 gene encoding calmodulin-binding transcription activator 2; this translates as MAERVSYSQGPRLDFQQLLGEAQHRWLRPAEICEILSNFQKFHISSEPPNRPPSGSLFLFDRKVLRYFRKDGHNWRKKKDGKTVKEAHEKLKVGSVDVLHCYYAHGEENENFQRRSYWMLEQDLMHIVFVHYLEVKGNRANAGGIREIDEVTPDLQKGSSWTSSPSNSNCRTPSGNTDYTSPSSNLTSCEDADSGDSHQASSFHSSFDSQQMGNGPLTDKADINLSLHPHLNNHDGQSSFHGGNYRPYFERDQQCYTDDSTCGIDSQKTLGVGSWEEILEQCTTGLHTVTSHGSKSSIQIASSGIPPEQQNITSTEFLAGNSTLKEEFGSPLAFRTNWQIPLEENALQLPKWSLDQSMNLQLPSNLDTRLFEQGTVDVNLRNAPELVTTHPNQRNDQLVQNNFQAQLTNAESQCLIISSSEPDIPKDGNINYAFTLRQQLLDQEEGLKKVDSFSRWVSKELGEVDDLQMQSSSGISWSTDECGNVADDSSLSPSISQDQLFSIVDFSPKWAYTDSEIEVLVIGTFLVSQKQVIKYNWSCMFGEVEVPAQVLANGVLFCFAPPHSAGQVPFYVTCSNRLACSEVREFDYQVGSTKDLDITNICNGTTNEIHLHLRLERLLSLRSVSPSGQLVEGVKEKQNLISKIISLKEEEEYLPLVEPTAVNDLPQHEGMEHLIKLMKEKLYTWLLHKALEDGKGPSVLDSEGQGVIHLAAALGYDWAIKPIVTAGVSINFRDVNGWTALHWAAFYGREQTVAILISLGAAPGALTDPSPEFPLGRAPADLASVNRHKGISGFLAESSLTSYLDSLTMNDAKEGGAAEISGIRAVKTFSERIATPGSYSDMPDALSLKDSLTAVTNATQAADRIHQMFRMQSFDRRQLTEYDTDEFGMPDERAISLIASKSHKVGQANGHTAAIQIQKKFRGWKKRKEFLIIRQRIVKIQAHVRGHQVRKQYKAITWSVGILEKVILRWRRKGTGLRGFRPDAVAKAPNPQSVPPKDDDYDFLKKGRKQTEERLQKALTRVKSMVQYPEGRAQYRRLLNVVEGFRETKVSDMAMDGSELKVEGGDDLIDIDKLLDDDTFMSIAFD